The segment GCGGTATAGTCTTTGTCCACATAAAGCACCCAGCCGTAAGTATCCAAATACGTGTCTTCGTTAGGCGCGATTTCTACAAGTTTTTCACCCATTTTGCGGGCTTTGCCCAAATGGTCTTTGCGCAAGGACAGATAATAGCTGTAATTGTTCAGCACGTGGGCGTTTTTATCGTCAATTTTTAGCGCAGCGTCATACGATTCGTCCGACTTTTTGTAGTCTTTGGTAGAATGATACGCGTCGCCGAGTTGCGCGTAAATGTCCAATAGCATTTTATCATTGCCGAAGGCCAAACGTCTGCTTTGTTCTAAGGCTGTAATGGCTTTCAGATAATTTTTTTGAATCAAATGCGCCAAGCCATTGTAATACCAAAAGGCCACATTATTCGGGAAATATTCTAAAGCGGCTTCCGTGTGCTTAGCTGTGCTGTCAAACTCATTATTTTCCAAATCCGTTTCCACGATATTAGCCCACAAATTATCGTTGTTGGCATCTAATTTGGCCGAAAGAAGATATTGTTGGCGGGCTTCTTTCTTTTGGTCAGCCAATTTCAGAAAATCGCCATAAGAGGCTAAAGCGCGGCTACTGTTCGGGTGCGTGCTGACGATTATGCGCGAAAGTTTCAATACAAATTCTTTTTCTTCGGGAGTAGAAAATCCTCTAACACGATACATATCAAGGATTTGTATTTTTTCGTCAGCCTCCAACTCCCCATTTTCAAACGCCATCGTCAAATAGTCGTTGGCTTCTTTGGTTTTGCCTTGGCTTCTATAAATATCCGAAAGAAGCAGTTGGGCGTGTGGCTCGTCTGGAAACTGCACCAGTGTTTGTTTTGCCAGTTTTTCCGACTCTTCTATTTTGTTGTTGGCGGCCAAAAGCTCGGCCAAACTTACCTGATAAAGTGGCTCGTCGGGATAGGATTCCATGAGTTTACGGCCTTCTTTTACGGCATCGTCGAGGCGGTTGGTGCGCAAATAAATCTGTTGGCGCGAACGCGAAATTTCTTCGCTTAGTCCTGTTTCTTTTTCCAAACGGTCATATACTTTCAATGCGTCTTTGTATTGCCCATCGTTGATGTACGCGCCAGCCTGCAAGTAATAATATTCGATGTCCGAAGGATACTTCTTGGTCAGTTGCGTGTAGATTTTGGCCGCATCAGCAAAGCGGTTTTGCTTTTCGTAGATTTGCGCCAAAAGCGTATAATAATAGGCGTTGGAATCGTCAAGCTTGAGTGCTTTTTCCGCGTCGGCGACTGCTTCAGGCACTCTATTTTTTTTCAACTTAATTTCAGCCATTTTAAAATACGCCGCCGCATTGTCAGGCGTGTATTGCAATACTTTTTCCAGCGAAGAGAGGGCTTTGTCGTAGTTTTCGAGTAGGTCATATTTCATGGCCTCTACAAAATTTTCTTCTGCTGCCGTGCGATTAGCTGCCGAAACGTCGCCTTTGCGGGCGCGTTGTGCTTGTGTGGGAGTGCTCACAGCCAACATACTGGCCAAGAACGCCGCCGCTAACCATTTACGAGATATATAACCAGTTTTCAGATTCAAAGTAAAATTAATTGGATAGACTACAAAAAACGTTGCGAAATGTATCGCAGTTTTGGCAATAATACAAACCGTTTAACACAAATTAAGCCTTAGAACGCTTGTTGCGTATCCTAAACATTTTGATAAGTGCAGGAATATATTCCTCGGTTGTATTGATGGCCACATAATTAATTTGATTTTTCTTACAAAACGATTCGAGCTGCGCTTTATTTTGGCTAAACTGCTCACTCAGGCCGCCCACAAACTGCGCCGAGGAGGTATTAACCCAAACGGTTTTACCGCGTTCCTTGTCGTAAAGGGGAATAATGCCCAGTTTTGGAAAATTCGTTTCACGCGCATCGGTTACGTGTACTATCACCAAATCGTGCCGACGGGCTAAGGCTTTGAGGGCGTGCTCGTAGTTTTGGTCAATAAAATCAGAAATCAGGATGATAACACTTCGGCGGCGAATAATGTTCAACGCCATATAAATAGCCGTGTTAAGATTGGTTTTGAGCGAAGCGGGTTTGAGCGTAAAAATACTCGTAATGATGCGGTACGCGTAATGCAAGCCTTTGCCCGCCTTGATGTATTTCTCTTTTTTATCCGAAAAACAAAGCGCACCCACATGGCTACCTTCCTTCACGGCAGACAGTGCCAACACGCCGCAAATTTCGCGGCAAACGTCCAATTTTTTGCGTTGCGTGTTGCCGATTTCCTGCGAGGCACTCACGTCCAGCAAGAAAAATACGGTTTGTTCTTTTTCTTCCTTGAATGTTTTTACATACGTTCCGTCGCCTTTGGCACTTACGTTCCAGTCGATCGTTCGCACGTCGTCGCCGTATTGGTATTCGCGCACGTCATTAAATTCCAACCCTGTTCCTTTAAAAACGGAATGGTAATCGCCTTGCATTTGCGTATCTATTACCTTGCGAATTTGTATTTCAAACTTGCGAATTTTCTGCAAAATCTCTTTCATGCCAGCCTGTGGTTTGGGTGTAAAATTTACATTCGTTCCAATGCCTTCAGCTCTTGCTCAAAGCCGCCCGACAGAATCGGGAAACGACACCAACTCCGCGAATCTACATTAAAATCATCTAAATGAAACGATGGCGCAATACGTTCGCGTTTCCATTGGTTACGCGTCCATAGCCTGAAAAACTTGATAATGTGTGCTTTAAGCAAAACGTCATCTTCCAGATTTTGGGTGCGAAGCGCGGTGTAAACTTCCACAGGCGAGCGGCGGTCGCGAATGGCAACCACTTCTATTTCGCGCAAAATATGGTAAGGCATCAAATCTTTTTCGTCGGTTTGCACGCGTTCCAGCGGTCGCAATTCCGCCGAAGGTGCCAAATTGTTTACATAATTTAAGCCATAATAGCCCAAATATTGCTCCGCCCAAACGAGCCAATGACGGATAAAATCTTTGTCCACGCCTGCAATCGGCGCAATACTGCCCGACGTGTCGCCGTCCATTGTGGCATAGCCAACATCGCCTTCGCTGCGGTTGGAAGTGGTGATAAGCAAGGCGTTACGCACATTGGTCAGCAGCCAAATGATAGGCGAACGGCTACGGGCTTGTATGTTTTGCAAGGCGATGTCGTCGTGTTCCCATGTGAGGGCGCGGCCAATGGCATTTTCTATTTTTTGGGTATAAGAAATTACTTCTTCATCTATTTTCCATTCATAAAATAAAGCTCCCACCGAATCGGCCAAGCTTTTAGCAGAAGCAAAAGTATCTTCTGAGGAGTTGCGCGTACCCTGATACGCACACGTAAGCAACTGTTTTACAATGGCTTTTTCCAAGATTTCGCCATGAAGTCCCGCCAACGGTTCGGTATTCAGCCACGTTATTTTTTGCAAAAAGCCTTCCAACTCGATTTCGGCTAAGGCGCGATGTACCATTTCGGCCACCAACACGGCGCAAGCCGACGAGTCCGCGCCACCACTCAACGACAGTACAAAACCTTTGCTGTGGCTTTTGCGCATATAGTCGAAAAGTGCCAACGGAACGGCTTCGGCAAACTCCGTAAATTTGTCTTGGTCGTCGTCATTGAGCGGCAAAACAGGCGTAAGGCTCGCGTCTGTCAGGTGCACAGGTGCACTCACCAAGTTTACATTTTTATAAGAAAAACGGTTGTTGCGCTGCACCAAATGGCCGTTTTGCGCAATCATAATTTCTCCGTCATAAATCATGCGGCCAGCTTCATTGCCCAACAAATTGACATACAAATAAGTACAGTTCATTTGCTGGCTGCCGCCGACCACGATTTTTTCACGGATTTTGGTTTTGCCAAAAGCACAATGACTAGCACTCGGATTCAGGACGAGTTTTACGCCGTGTTTTTCGCAATGCTCCAACCCAGGTCGCAAGTTGCCGCGCCAAGCGTCTTCGCATATTTCAAAGCTGATTTTCAGGCCATTTACATCATAAACTACATCGCCAAACGGATATTTTTGGCCTTGCCATTCCCATTCGATGCGTTTGTGTGTAGGCCAAGCCGTAAACCAACGCGGTTCGTAGTGCACGCCTTCATTAGCCAAAAATTGCTTGGCCGAAATGCCCAATAACTGCCCGTTGTGAATCAGAGCGGCACAATTGTAAGTAAGTCCTTCGAGGCGAATGGGCAAACCTACGCTTACGGTAATGCCCTGACACAGTGGCACGATGTCGGCCAATTGCTCAAGGGCTTTGGCGGGTAGCCATTCGGAAAGGAAAGTATCTTCGCAGCCATAACCCGAAATACATAGTTCGGGAAGGCAAAGAACGGCTATTTTTTCGCGGCGAGCCTGCTCGATGGCTTCTGCAATGTTATTGAAATTACCTGTCCAGTCGAATGGGGTTTGGTTCAGGGCTGCGCCTGCGATGTATGTGAGGGAGTTAGGCATTAACTTCTGAAATTTCGGGAATAAATTATTTGTAGGCCGTACTCAAATCAAAGAAACCAAAAGATGATTGGTAGGCTTTGAACAAATTGACCATATATTGATTGTAAGACGTGGAAAGTGCCGCGTACATTTTGGCTTTGATGCGTGCGTCGCGCTCAAATACCGCCAATAAATTGGCTTGCGGCAACACATACATTTCGGCTACTTCGCTGGTAACGATGGCATTATAAATGCGTTTGGCATTGGGAATAAGTGAATTGTCGCCCAACGTTTGATGGGTACTTACACTGGTCAGATATTCGGTTTTGTCGCTTAGGGTAATGCTAAGTGAAATCTGGCCTTTTTGGATAATGTACAAGGCCTGACTTGGGTCGTTACGAAAAAAAACAACCTCATTTTCTTTGTATTGGCGCAAATACAAATACGGCAGAAAGTTATACAATTCGTCTTGCGTAAGCTCGCTAAAAAGTGTTGCTTTTTGCAAAAAACGAAAAATATCTAACTCTTCTGCGTTATATGATTTTCGAAAGGGATTGAGCATCTGGTAATTATAAGTAAGGATAGTAAATTGAAAATATCGCGGCGGTAAATGACTGATTTTATTCTATAAAATGCGCTACCGCAAAGGCCGCCGCTGCCGCCAATGTACCGATAAGTGTAACTTTCACAGCACCCCAAACAGGAGGCTGGCCAGTCATTTTACTTTTGAAATAACCGAAAGCAAACAAACACAACAGCGTCACCGCACACGAATACATCAGGCCATGCAGCGCGTCTTGTGCAAAGAAATAGGGCGTAAGCGGAATAATACCGCCAATAGCATACGAAAGCCCAATGGTGAGGGCACTTTTGCGGGCACGGTTCACGTCGGGTTTTTCGAGACCAAGCTCGTAGCGCATCATAAAATCCACCCATTTATCTTTGTCTTTGGCCAGTTCTTCTACTACAAGTTCTTGAGAATGAGGGCTAAGGCCCCATTCGGCAAAAATTTCGCGTATTTCGGCTTTTTCGCGTTCGGGCAAATGCTCCACTTCCCAGTATTCGCGTTTGAGTTCGGCGGCATAGTGTTCTTGTTCGGTTTTGCCCGCCAAATAGCCACCTAATCCCATGGCAATAGATCCCGCCACGATTTCGGCAATACCTGCTGTAGTTACAATGTTCGTACTGGCGACAGCACCACTAAGACCCGCCGAAAGCGCAAAAGGAACAGTAAGCCCATCAGACATACCAATAACAACATCAGTGATAAATTGTGAACTGGTAAGATGCTCTTCTTTGTGTGGGTGCGAATGATGTTGCATATTTTTATGAAAAATAAAATAAAAAATATTGTTTGGTCAATTAAATTCAAAACAGACGACAGAAACAAAATTACAACAGATATATTGGCTATTCAAAATTTATTTATAGATTGGCGCAATATTCTCTTACTGTTTTCTCTTGCGTAAAAAAATATTATGAAAACTTCTACGGGACGTTTATTTAGTAATTTGGTATTGAGTTGGGCGGCAATAGCTGCTTTGCAGGCGTGTTCGGGCGGCAGTAACGAGCAAAAAGCCGTTAAAGAAATAAAATTAGATACGGTGCAAACGGCTGAAATTTCCGAGAAATTAGAAACGAGTATTTCAAATTTGCCATCACCCGTGGACGTGGTAACACAACTTAGTTTGTCTAAAGTTTCGTACAAGCACGAATGGCTTAGCAACCCGAATCATGCAACAAATTATTATGCAACTCCCACCAAACAAGCCCTGAATTTGGGTGTTTACATGGCGGATTTGGGTTATACTTGTTCTTATTTTCAGGTGCAAGATGCGGTAAATCGTTTGGCCTCAACCAAAAAATTATCGGAAGAACTTTCGATGCTAAACAACTATGAGACATCGTTGATGACGCGCTTTGAGTCTAATCTTAAAAATAGAGATTCGCTCATTAATATTGTACGCGAAGTGTATTATTCGGCAGACGATTATTTGCGCAAAAATAAACGCGCTGATGTGGCGGCCATTATGCTCACAGGAGCTTGGGCGGAAGGCCTGTATCTTTCCACGCAAGTGAACAAGTCGTTCCCTAAGTCCATGGCGGATTCTACGCAACACAAAGCACATAAATCCATTATGGCACAGATTGGTTACCAGAAAAAAACTTTACCATACTTAATTTCCGCACTAGAAAAAATTCATTCGGAGTCGGATTTGAAGGAAATTATTGACAAACTCAAGATCATGGAAGGTACTTTTGCGAAAGTAGAAATAAAGGATCCTGCGCTTAACGATACGCTTCCAGATATTACCAAACTCAGCGACGCAGGCGAAATTACAGACATTACAGTACTGGGCATTGCTAATAATGTGGCGATTACGCCAGAGGTAGTAGCCGAAATTACAAAAGAAGTAGAAGAATTGCGGGAGTTGATTATCAGCAAATAACGCAGTAACGACATCTCTTATTATACCTAAAAGCGGTTGGTTTTGTATAAAAGCCAATCGCTTTTGCTATATGTGTCGAATATTCTTTTGAAAACAATGTAATTTTTAGCTTTATTGGTTAGGAATATAGCAAATAAATATCATGTTTCATCTGAATCAATGTATCAATTACCTCCATATTCAAAAAAAAGTAAAAAAAATAGCCGTTAAATTGTGTATATTTTTGAAGAAATTACTAATATTATGCCCTAATCGCCGATGTAAGGTTGTGAAGGCGTTTTCATCGGTGAGGTTTTCCTTTTCATACGTTTTTTGTACAGATTTTTTAAGCCTTAAAAGGTTATGGCTAAACTCAAAAATATTATAAAGCAATTATCCGCCAACGATTATGTAGCCATTTACGATTCGTTGTTGGCCAGTAACGCCGAAAAGTCAGCGCATTTGCTGCGTTATATTCGCGAAAAGCAAATGTCTGATGCCAAAATAATGGAGGAGCTGGACGTAAACACCAACGCATACTATACTTTGCGTTCGCGTCTGAACCAAAAAATTGAGGAGTATTTGCTCCAACAAATGGAAAATCCGCGCACGGATTTGCTTAAAAAAGTGGCCAACATTAGTGAAATCGTTTTTACCAAGAAACGCGCTATTGCTATTGCCACACTCAAGAAACTGGAAAAGGAGTTGCTCGATTATGACTTGTCGAACGAGCTGACAATTATCTATAAGACACTCAAGAAGTTACACATCAACACGCCAGACCATTTCACTTATTCGCAGCTCTACAACCGCCATGTGGCGTATATGTTGGCTGTGGACAAATCCGAAGATTTGTTGGCAGAATACTTCAAAAAATATGGTAACTATACCATGACGGGTAGCGACATCGACAAGTTCGAACTTTCACTTCTGAACAAAGAAATCGCTAATTTGGGTGGCTTGTATCAGTCGCACCGCTTGTATGTGTATCAGAGTTGTTGCAGCATTTTTCATCGTCTTTTTGTAGATAAAAATGAAAATGAAGCCGCTGATGCTGAGCCAATTGAGGATATTCTTAACAACGTAGAAAAGATATTTGAAACCTACTATCTAGATGCCATTTACTATAACTTGAAAATAGTATTTGAATTTTTGAAGTTGGAATATTATACGCACTACAAAGTATATCGCAAGGCTGAAAAGTATTTTGAAGACCTCAATATTAAGACAGGTTTGTTGTTGGCCAACTACAGTTTGTACAGCTATCCAGCGCAATTCTTGCTTACCAAAATCGACCGCCATGTACGTGCCGATACGGAGCATTTGTTGTACGAAGAAAACAAGCAGCTTTTTGCGGAATACGATTCGGACGCAAATGACTTGCCAAAATACATGACTTACGTGGTATATCGTGCCTTAAGTTGCTTCTATGCAGATCGTTACGAAGAGGCGGCACGTTGGCTGAACAATATGCTCAACGACCTTAGTCTTAAAAAATATGGTCAGGCACAAATTGAAATTAAATTGTTCCTGACACTGCAATACTGTATGCTCAATGATTACGATTTGTTTAACCAATCCATCAACAGCATACAACGCCAAATCCGTCTGACGGGCAAGGAAAGCAGCGAGCATATTTCATTGTTTATCAAGATTTTGAAAGCAGCACTCGGCGACAACAAACGAGCCAAAGCCGCTAAAATCAGAAGTTTGGTAGAGAAGCTTAAACAACAAAATGTAAATCACTTCTCGCCAATCAAACATTTGAAATTAGACGAAAAATTTATCAATAAATTGCTATAACAAAACATTTGCATACACGACAGTATTTCTGTATTTTTCGGAAACACTGTCGTGTTTTTTTATTTTTTACATCAATTTAATTCAATGAAATTACATACCATCAATACAGGCCATTTTAAGCTCGACGGCGGTGCAATGTTTGGGGTAGTTCCCAAAAGTATTTGGAATAAAAGCAATCCCGCTGACGAGAATAATTTATGTTCGTGGGCGATGCGTAGCCTGTTGATAGAAGACGGTAACCGTCTGATACTGATAGATAATGGAATGGGCGACAAACAAGACGCTAAATTTGTATCACATTATTATTTGCACGGAACGGATAGCTTGCACGGCAACCTGAAAAGTGCAGGATTTCAGGCTTCTGACATTACGGATATGTTCCTGACACACTTGCATTTTGACCACTGCGGCGGCGGTGTGGCTTATAATGGAGACAAGCTCGAACTGGTTTTCAAAAATGCGACATACTGGTCGAATGAAGCGCATTGGGATTGGGCTGTGCGTCCAAATCCACGCGAAAAAGCCAGCTTCTTAAAAGAAAACATTATGCCTATGCAAGAAAGCGGGCATCTGAAAATGGTATCGCCTCAATCCAGTCCATTTGACGGCATTGACATATTATTTATGGACGGACATACCGAAAAACAAATGTTGCCGCTTATTTCTTACAAAGGGCGTAAAATCGTATTTGCAGCTGATTTGATTCCGTCGGTAGGACATATTCCACTGCCTTACGTCATGGGCTACGACACGCGCCCACTTCAAACAATGGTAGAAAAAGAAGCTTTGCTCAATAAAGCCGTAGAGGAAGACTATATCCTTTTCTTTGAACACGACCCCGTAAATGAGTGTGCGACACTGCAACGCACCGACAAAGGAGTTCGCGTGAAAGAAACGTTCAAATTGTCAGAATTATAATATTCTGTTTTACGATAGATTTATCCAACTTTAAATATTGCATTTTCGGATCAAATAGTTGCCAAGTAAGTTGTCTTTGGGCAACTATTTTCCGAAAAGTTTTATTGCTATTTCGGATTAAAAATTACTTTATAGAGCAGCAATAGATTTTGTAATATTAGTAGAGAATTGCGTTATTGCTTTAGTGGTAAAGAAACACAATCAATCTTTTTTGTATGAGTAGGCTGCTTTTAAGTTGTTGTTTGGTACTTTGGCCATTAGTGGAGCTTTTGGCCTTGTCGCCCGACAGCTTGTTGAGGATTTTGCCAGAACAATCTGACACAGCAAAAATATATACGCTCAACCAATTGGCTAAGGCCTATAAATCAGACTCTGTAACGCGCTCTTTGGAGTACGCCCAAAAGGCATTGCTCTTAGCCGAAGAATTAGCCGACACTAATGGGCTAATTGCTTCTCATAATAGCATTGGCGAATATTATTTGGAAAAAGGAGAATACGCCAAAGCACAAACGAGCTTTGCCCAAAGCCTGTTTCTATCTAAAAAAATACATGATATTTTTCTGCAAGCTGTTGCCAAAGCCAAACTGGGTGTAGTGTGTTATTACAATAATCAATACCCACAAGCCTTTGATTATCAGATGTCAGCATTAAGAATATTTCGCAATAATGGTGCACTGGCGCAGCAAGCCGAATGCATGAGTGCCTTGGGGTATATTCTGGACAAACAAGGCTATCAGGAAAAAGCATTGCATTATTACTGGGATGCGTTGCGTCTTCGCCAGAAAGTAGGCCAACCCAACGATATAGCCAAATCACTCAATGCCATTGGCGACTTTCATTATTTTCACAAGGAATATGCGGAGGCTCTTAGATATTATATCCAATCGTATAACCTTAGCAAGACAGCTGATAATGCAAAAGGCGTAGCCATTGCCCTCAATAATATGGGAATGGTGTACATAGAGCAAGGACGCTACGATGAGGCCGTTTCGCATTTATTCGAATCGTTGAGCAAAAAGAAAAAAATTGGCAATAAAAAAGAGATTGCTATCACCTTAACCAATATAGCACAACTATACGCCCGCCAGAAAAAGTATCCAGAATCGCATGAGTATTTTAGACAGGCTTTGACGCTTCAGGAATTTCTGTCCGACAAAAGTAGTTTGTTGCGCACCTATAAATTATTGGGCAAGGTTTATTTGGAAAATAAAGAATACGAACAAGCCATTATTTCTTTCCAAAGAGCATTGGATTTGGCCCAAACACTCCATTCTGCGGCATACAAACAAGAAACCTACGAGTTGATGGGAGAAGTATATTTGGCGCAGGATAAGGCACAAGAATTTCTAAAATACTATAAGCTGGCACAGCAGTTTCACGATTCACTGCAAAATGAGGCTCAATTGGTGCGTATTCACGAAATGCAAATCGAATATGAGCGAGAAGAAAGCAGGGAAAAAATACGCGTTTTGCGTAAAGAACAAGAAACACAGCGCATCGCTTTAGAAAACGAGAAAACTACCAAACGCGCTTTGTTTGTGGGCGTGGTATTAGCTTCGGTATTGATGGGTCTGATTTATATGTTTTATCGATTAAAAATAGATGCAACCCAGAAACTTGAGCTACAAAATGAGCTGATACTCAGACAAAATACAGAGCTAAATGCTGCCAATCAAGAATTACAGTCTCTAAACAAAAATTTGCAAGAGTCGGAAGTGGCTTTGCGCCGCTCCAACGATACCAAGAATAAATTTTTCTCTATTATTTCGCATGATTTGCGCGGCCCATTGGCTACACTTTCTTCGTTTTTGAGTCTGCTTATTCGTTTCAACGACAAACTGACCAAAGAAGAGTTGGCGGTGTTGGCCGCAGACATCGAAAAGTCGCTCAAAAATGTCTCCATGCTGTTGGATAACCTGTTGCAATGGTCGCAAGCGCAAATGAATGTGATTGCCTTTAGGCCTGAGCCTTTGTCTTTGGCAGAAAAGGTTTCCGAGACGCTTAGTCTTCTGACGGCCAACGCACAGCGCAAAAATATCATGCTGACGGCTGGCGAAATGGGAAACTGTACAGTTTTGGCCGACAAAGGAATGTTTGATTTTGTTTTGCGTAACCTTATCAGTAATGCCATTAAGTTTACGCCACCTTCTGGGCACATCAAAGTAGAGTTGCGCACCAGTACGTCTTTTGCGTTTATCTCCGTTGCGGATACGGGAGTAGGCCTTAGCGACCAGCAATACGAACGTTTGTTTAACCTGACGCGTATTTCTACGATTGGCACGCAAGGAGAAACTGGCACGGGTTTAGGGCTTATTTTGTGTAAAGAATTTGTAGAAAAACACGGCGGCCATATCGAGGTAAAACGCCTTACTGTCGGAACTGTCTTTACATTCTCTATACCGTTGGCAACTACTGTTGTGATATAATAAAAAAAACGCGGCTTCTCTGCATCAAATACAGAAAAGCCGCGTTATGGTGACCTTACCGGGAATCGAACCTGGATCTTGAGTTCCGGAGACTCACGTACTATCCATTGTACTATAAGGCCAGTACCGAAAAAGTAGCCTCGACGGGAATCGAACCCATATCAAAAGTTTAGGAAACTTCTATTCTATCCATTGAACTACGAGGCCGCTAAATGAGGCCGCAAAACTAAGTATCTGTTTCGGTAATTAAAAGAACTTTTTGAGGATACTATCAAAAAAACATTAAAATAATAATCAAGAAGTATAGCCCCAAAATCGTATAAATCGCTTTTCACATATCAACATTCGCCATAAAAAAGCCCGTCGCACATCGGCAACAGGCTTTTGATTTACATAGGTGAAGTTTGTTTGTATGGTAATATTTTATGATTGAACCTCAAAAGCTACTCCGATACGGCGCAGTTCAAAAGATTCTTTGATTTCGTCCAAAATTGCAGGGTCATCAATCGTAGATGGCACGGCAAACGGTTCACTATCCGCAATTTTACGAATAATTTTGCGTAAAATTTTACCCGAACGTGTTTTTGGTAAACGCTTCACCACAATCGCATTTCTGAAAAATGCTACTGCACCGATTTGCTCGCGCACTTTCTCCACAAGTTCGGCCTCCAACACTTCTGGTTCTATCGGGTGATTGTCTTTGATAACCACCAAACCCACAGGGCGTTGGCCGCGCAAACCGTCAGCGATACCCACAACGGCGCATTCTGCCACCGACAAGTGTCCCGCCAAGATTTCCTCCATTTCGGCAGTAGAAAGGCGATGGCCTGCCACATTGATTACGTCGTCTATACGACCCGTAATGTAGAAATAGCCGTCTTCGTCTTTATAGCCACCATCACCCGTGAGGTAATAGCCTCTGAACGTGTTCAAATAACTTTCTTTGAAACGCTCATCATCGTGCCACAAAAACGGAAACGCGCCTGGCCCCAAAGGCATCTGGATTACTACAAAACCTTCTTTGCCCGCAGGAAGCTCCGTACCGTCTTCGTCCATAATGCGCACATCGTAGCCGCTCACAGGCTTGCCAGGCGAACCCGCTTTTACTGGAAGTGCCTCTACACCAAGCATATTGGCCAACATCGGCGAACCAGATTCGGTTTGCCACCAGTGGTCAATCACAGGAATATTAAGATGTTGCTTTGCCCATTCGAGTGTAGCCACGTCGCAACGTTCGCCAGCCAAAAACAAAGTACGGAAATTACTCAAATCATATTTTTTGATAAACTCGCCTTCGCTGTCTTCTTTTTTGATGGCACGAATAGCCGTCGGAGCAGTAAAAAATACCGAAACTTTGTGCTCGGCAATCACGCGCCAGAACGTACCAGGGTCAGGTGTGCGCACTGGTTTTCCTTCAAAAACAATGGTCGTACAGCCATGAATCAGCGGCGCATAAACGATATACGAGTGCCCTACAGCCCAACCAATATCCGAAGCAGCCCAGAACGTTTCACCTGGTTTTACGTTATAAACGGCCTCCATGCTGTATTTCATCGCTACGGCATGGCCGCCATTGTCGCGCAAAATACCTTTTGGCTTGCCCGTAGTACCCGAAGTGTAAAGAATATACAATGGATCCCAAGCTTCCACAGGCACGCAATCAGCTGGAAGTGCTTTTTCAGCTACCTCTTTCCAGTCGTAGTCGTGACCTTCTTTGAGGTCGGCGGCAAGCATGGGGCGT is part of the Flexibacter flexilis DSM 6793 genome and harbors:
- a CDS encoding tetratricopeptide repeat protein — its product is MNLKTGYISRKWLAAAFLASMLAVSTPTQAQRARKGDVSAANRTAAEENFVEAMKYDLLENYDKALSSLEKVLQYTPDNAAAYFKMAEIKLKKNRVPEAVADAEKALKLDDSNAYYYTLLAQIYEKQNRFADAAKIYTQLTKKYPSDIEYYYLQAGAYINDGQYKDALKVYDRLEKETGLSEEISRSRQQIYLRTNRLDDAVKEGRKLMESYPDEPLYQVSLAELLAANNKIEESEKLAKQTLVQFPDEPHAQLLLSDIYRSQGKTKEANDYLTMAFENGELEADEKIQILDMYRVRGFSTPEEKEFVLKLSRIIVSTHPNSSRALASYGDFLKLADQKKEARQQYLLSAKLDANNDNLWANIVETDLENNEFDSTAKHTEAALEYFPNNVAFWYYNGLAHLIQKNYLKAITALEQSRRLAFGNDKMLLDIYAQLGDAYHSTKDYKKSDESYDAALKIDDKNAHVLNNYSYYLSLRKDHLGKARKMGEKLVEIAPNEDTYLDTYGWVLYVDKDYTAARKYLEKAAQTSKSGVVIEHYGDVLYQLGDKEAALVQWKKAKELGTEDDARLSKKIADKKLYE
- a CDS encoding DUF58 domain-containing protein, encoding MKEILQKIRKFEIQIRKVIDTQMQGDYHSVFKGTGLEFNDVREYQYGDDVRTIDWNVSAKGDGTYVKTFKEEKEQTVFFLLDVSASQEIGNTQRKKLDVCREICGVLALSAVKEGSHVGALCFSDKKEKYIKAGKGLHYAYRIITSIFTLKPASLKTNLNTAIYMALNIIRRRSVIILISDFIDQNYEHALKALARRHDLVIVHVTDARETNFPKLGIIPLYDKERGKTVWVNTSSAQFVGGLSEQFSQNKAQLESFCKKNQINYVAINTTEEYIPALIKMFRIRNKRSKA
- a CDS encoding nitrilase-related carbon-nitrogen hydrolase, with protein sequence MPNSLTYIAGAALNQTPFDWTGNFNNIAEAIEQARREKIAVLCLPELCISGYGCEDTFLSEWLPAKALEQLADIVPLCQGITVSVGLPIRLEGLTYNCAALIHNGQLLGISAKQFLANEGVHYEPRWFTAWPTHKRIEWEWQGQKYPFGDVVYDVNGLKISFEICEDAWRGNLRPGLEHCEKHGVKLVLNPSASHCAFGKTKIREKIVVGGSQQMNCTYLYVNLLGNEAGRMIYDGEIMIAQNGHLVQRNNRFSYKNVNLVSAPVHLTDASLTPVLPLNDDDQDKFTEFAEAVPLALFDYMRKSHSKGFVLSLSGGADSSACAVLVAEMVHRALAEIELEGFLQKITWLNTEPLAGLHGEILEKAIVKQLLTCAYQGTRNSSEDTFASAKSLADSVGALFYEWKIDEEVISYTQKIENAIGRALTWEHDDIALQNIQARSRSPIIWLLTNVRNALLITTSNRSEGDVGYATMDGDTSGSIAPIAGVDKDFIRHWLVWAEQYLGYYGLNYVNNLAPSAELRPLERVQTDEKDLMPYHILREIEVVAIRDRRSPVEVYTALRTQNLEDDVLLKAHIIKFFRLWTRNQWKRERIAPSFHLDDFNVDSRSWCRFPILSGGFEQELKALERM
- a CDS encoding Crp/Fnr family transcriptional regulator — translated: MLNPFRKSYNAEELDIFRFLQKATLFSELTQDELYNFLPYLYLRQYKENEVVFFRNDPSQALYIIQKGQISLSITLSDKTEYLTSVSTHQTLGDNSLIPNAKRIYNAIVTSEVAEMYVLPQANLLAVFERDARIKAKMYAALSTSYNQYMVNLFKAYQSSFGFFDLSTAYK
- a CDS encoding VIT1/CCC1 transporter family protein: MQHHSHPHKEEHLTSSQFITDVVIGMSDGLTVPFALSAGLSGAVASTNIVTTAGIAEIVAGSIAMGLGGYLAGKTEQEHYAAELKREYWEVEHLPEREKAEIREIFAEWGLSPHSQELVVEELAKDKDKWVDFMMRYELGLEKPDVNRARKSALTIGLSYAIGGIIPLTPYFFAQDALHGLMYSCAVTLLCLFAFGYFKSKMTGQPPVWGAVKVTLIGTLAAAAAFAVAHFIE